In Kordia antarctica, the following proteins share a genomic window:
- the lptE gene encoding LptE family protein, which produces MKKIKIIIATLVVAITLVSCGVYNFTGTGDLNAKTYQVNYFQNNAPIIEPGLDRDFTLALQDLILNQTSLDLVRANGDLLYEGEIVEYRVSPMSATANNTASQNRLTIGVQVRFTHKNRPEDDFDQRFSFFYDYPASTQLISVQSTAFQEIFDRITQDIFNASLAKW; this is translated from the coding sequence ATGAAAAAGATAAAAATTATAATTGCTACGCTTGTTGTAGCAATCACTTTAGTAAGTTGTGGCGTATACAACTTTACAGGAACAGGAGATTTGAATGCGAAAACATATCAAGTAAACTATTTCCAAAATAATGCGCCAATTATTGAACCTGGATTGGATAGAGATTTTACACTTGCTTTGCAGGATTTAATCCTAAACCAAACAAGTTTAGACTTAGTTAGAGCCAACGGAGATTTACTATATGAAGGCGAAATTGTAGAATACCGTGTATCGCCAATGAGTGCAACTGCAAACAATACAGCGTCGCAAAACCGTTTAACAATTGGTGTTCAAGTTCGTTTTACACATAAAAACAGACCTGAAGACGACTTTGATCAACGTTTCTCATTTTTCTATGATTATCCTGCATCTACACAATTAATAAGTGTACAAAGCACGGCATTTCAAGAAATATTTGACCGTATTACACAAGATATTTTCAACGCAAGTTTAGCAAAATGGTAA
- a CDS encoding sigma 54-interacting transcriptional regulator — translation MESIQAIKQRFGIIGNDPALNRAIEKAIQVSPTDISVLVTGESGVGKESIPKIIHSLSHRKHGKYIAVNCGAIPEGTIDSELFGHEKGSFTGATQTRNGYFEVADNGTIFLDEVGELPLTTQVRLLRVLENGEFIKVGSSKVQKTNVRIVAATNVNMFEAIKKGKFREDLYYRLSTVEILLPPLRARKEDIHLLFRKFASDFALKYKMPSIRLDERAAELLIKYRWNGNIRQLRNVAEQISVLEETRAITPETLLQYLPNTSGNLPAVIEKSKSDSDFSSEREILYKVLFDMKSDLNDLKKLTMELMQNGVSEKVKDENESLIQKIYGDETDEVFQEEEDDSPVKLLPVSQQNAVAEETDKYHFAEDVEEEETLSLHDKELELIKKSLERNKGKRKAAAKELGISERTLYRKIKQFDL, via the coding sequence ATGGAATCCATTCAAGCGATCAAACAACGTTTTGGAATCATTGGTAATGATCCTGCGCTCAATCGTGCTATTGAAAAAGCCATACAAGTATCGCCAACGGATATTTCTGTGCTAGTAACAGGCGAAAGTGGTGTTGGAAAAGAAAGTATTCCGAAAATAATTCACTCGCTTTCACACAGAAAACATGGAAAATACATTGCAGTAAACTGTGGCGCTATTCCTGAAGGAACTATTGACAGTGAATTATTTGGACACGAAAAAGGTTCTTTTACAGGCGCAACACAAACTCGAAACGGCTATTTTGAAGTTGCCGATAATGGAACTATTTTTTTAGATGAAGTTGGAGAATTGCCACTTACCACACAAGTACGTTTATTGCGTGTGTTGGAAAATGGCGAATTTATCAAAGTAGGTTCTTCCAAAGTGCAAAAAACAAACGTTCGAATTGTAGCAGCCACAAACGTAAACATGTTTGAAGCTATCAAAAAAGGAAAGTTTAGAGAAGATTTATACTATCGTTTAAGTACGGTTGAAATTTTGCTTCCGCCATTGCGCGCACGTAAAGAAGACATTCATTTACTTTTTAGAAAGTTTGCGTCTGACTTTGCTCTAAAATACAAAATGCCTTCCATTCGGTTGGATGAGCGTGCTGCTGAATTATTGATAAAATACCGTTGGAACGGAAACATTCGTCAATTGAGAAACGTAGCAGAACAAATTTCTGTATTGGAAGAAACAAGAGCGATTACACCAGAAACATTATTACAATATTTACCAAACACCTCTGGAAATTTACCTGCTGTAATCGAAAAGTCAAAAAGTGATAGCGACTTTAGTTCGGAACGTGAAATATTGTACAAAGTGCTTTTTGATATGAAAAGTGATTTGAATGATTTAAAAAAATTGACGATGGAACTCATGCAAAATGGTGTTTCAGAAAAAGTCAAAGATGAAAACGAAAGTTTAATTCAGAAAATTTATGGAGACGAAACTGATGAAGTTTTTCAGGAAGAAGAAGACGATTCGCCCGTAAAACTATTGCCAGTTTCTCAACAAAATGCTGTCGCAGAAGAAACAGATAAATATCACTTTGCAGAAGATGTGGAAGAAGAAGAAACGCTTTCCTTGCATGATAAAGAATTAGAATTGATCAAAAAATCGTTAGAACGCAACAAAGGAAAACGAAAAGCAGCAGCAAAAGAACTTGGAATTTCTGAGCGTACACTTTATAGAAAAATCAAACAATTTGATTTATAA